The proteins below are encoded in one region of Amycolatopsis acidiphila:
- a CDS encoding TetR/AcrR family transcriptional regulator, which yields MPTLVTRQEYFDSALEILSTEGFRDLQVVKLCKVMGITTGSFYNYFKNLQDFVAQFLQTWRQELTKQLIEAAETVDEPTERLRKLTTLAMTVPHGAEAAIRAWSKVDPMVQAVQQEVDELRLGLIRRAVHNAAPRDPEIERLAMLGLSIVVGMQQLQSPVNLDDLKWSLDQYVDMVLNRTGRATEAAAANQRSGPRR from the coding sequence GTGCCAACGTTGGTCACCCGCCAGGAGTACTTTGACAGCGCACTCGAAATCCTTTCCACGGAAGGGTTCCGGGACCTGCAGGTCGTGAAGCTGTGCAAGGTGATGGGCATCACCACAGGCTCTTTCTACAACTACTTCAAGAACTTGCAGGATTTCGTCGCCCAGTTCTTGCAGACGTGGCGGCAGGAACTCACCAAACAGCTCATCGAAGCAGCGGAAACGGTCGACGAGCCGACGGAACGCCTGCGAAAGCTGACCACGCTGGCAATGACCGTGCCACACGGTGCCGAGGCGGCGATCCGGGCGTGGAGCAAGGTCGATCCGATGGTGCAGGCGGTTCAGCAAGAGGTCGACGAGCTTCGTCTCGGGTTGATCCGCAGAGCCGTGCATAATGCCGCGCCGCGCGATCCGGAAATCGAGCGGCTGGCGATGCTGGGCTTGAGCATCGTTGTCGGGATGCAGCAGCTGCAGTCCCCGGTCAACCTGGACGACCTCAAGTGGTCGCTGGACCAATACGTCGACATGGTCCTGAACCGGACCGGTCGCGCCACAGAAGCGGCCGCGGCGAACCAGCGGTCCGGTCCTCGGCGCTGA
- a CDS encoding SCP2 sterol-binding domain-containing protein → MPGFTTVDEVNKYIGGIFEKALQDEGIGPKLVATGMTLRMDFSDPDSTVTIDFPQRRILTGEDAVIGADAVLSMSTDTANRYWQGKVSLPLAMAKGKLKVGGSAAQLLKLAPIAKDLYPVYVAMLKEDHRDDLVVS, encoded by the coding sequence ATGCCTGGATTCACGACCGTCGACGAGGTCAACAAGTACATTGGCGGCATTTTCGAGAAAGCCTTGCAGGACGAAGGTATCGGCCCGAAGCTGGTCGCGACCGGGATGACGCTGCGGATGGATTTCTCCGACCCGGACTCGACAGTGACGATCGACTTTCCCCAGCGGCGGATCCTCACCGGCGAGGACGCCGTGATCGGTGCGGACGCCGTGCTGTCGATGTCGACCGACACCGCGAATCGCTACTGGCAGGGCAAAGTGAGCCTGCCGCTAGCGATGGCGAAGGGAAAGCTGAAGGTTGGTGGATCGGCGGCACAGCTGCTCAAGCTCGCGCCGATCGCGAAGGACCTGTATCCGGTCTACGTCGCGATGCTCAAGGAAGACCACCGCGACGACCTCGTCGTCTCCTGA
- a CDS encoding MCE family protein, which yields MIPRFVRVQLLIFAIVSVVSIAVVVVVYAQVPTLLGIGQRTLNVKLTDAAGLYVGSRVTYNGVEIGRVTSVTASPDGANAALSVSSDYRIPSDARANVHSVSAIGEQYIDLAPGSAQQTRFLADGATIPVGRTSVPTPTGTLLDNANSLIASVPPDSLRTSLQELSAAFDGTGPDLQRILDQAGALVGDAQQNFGPTQQLIQDAGPLLNTQTVSSPQIRALVNSLAGFTDTVHADDATIRSLVDRGIPAAQQVDGLFQDLKPTLPILLANLSSVEQVLVTYNPAIEDVLVTYPALTTALISATAPHQDDQSLAIDFRTTALTPPPCTTGFLPADQHRSPDDLSEVSTPDDLYCKLPHDDPTEVRGVRNIPCLDAPGRRAATVQECAGAGFQPTQQKNTAFPAGSPLGNLTSALYDPKTGSGVSADGQLFDLGGIGINGKSKEDLTWQRMLLAPVER from the coding sequence ATGATCCCCAGGTTCGTCCGCGTTCAGCTGCTGATCTTCGCGATCGTCAGCGTGGTGAGCATCGCCGTGGTGGTCGTGGTGTACGCGCAGGTGCCGACCTTGCTGGGAATCGGCCAGCGCACGCTCAACGTCAAGCTCACCGACGCGGCGGGGCTGTACGTGGGCTCCCGCGTCACTTACAACGGGGTCGAGATCGGCCGGGTCACGTCCGTGACCGCCAGCCCCGACGGGGCGAACGCCGCACTGTCGGTCAGCAGCGATTACCGGATCCCCAGTGATGCCCGCGCGAACGTGCACAGCGTGTCCGCCATCGGTGAGCAGTACATCGACCTTGCGCCGGGAAGCGCCCAGCAGACCAGGTTTCTCGCCGACGGGGCAACCATCCCGGTCGGACGTACCAGCGTGCCCACTCCCACCGGCACGCTCCTGGACAACGCGAACAGCCTCATCGCGTCCGTGCCACCGGACAGCCTGCGGACATCCCTGCAAGAGCTGTCGGCCGCCTTCGACGGCACCGGGCCTGACCTCCAGCGCATCCTCGATCAGGCGGGTGCGCTCGTGGGAGATGCCCAGCAGAATTTCGGGCCTACTCAACAGTTGATCCAGGACGCGGGCCCGCTGCTGAACACCCAGACCGTGAGCAGCCCGCAGATCCGGGCTCTGGTCAACAGCCTCGCCGGCTTCACCGACACGGTCCATGCCGACGACGCCACCATCCGATCGCTGGTCGACCGCGGGATCCCCGCGGCGCAACAAGTCGACGGCCTGTTCCAGGACCTCAAGCCCACGCTGCCGATCCTGCTGGCCAACCTGTCGAGCGTGGAACAGGTCCTGGTGACCTACAACCCGGCGATCGAGGATGTACTGGTCACCTATCCGGCCTTGACCACCGCGCTCATTTCGGCCACCGCGCCGCATCAAGACGACCAGAGTCTCGCCATCGACTTCCGGACGACGGCACTGACACCGCCGCCTTGCACTACCGGGTTCCTGCCTGCGGATCAGCACCGGTCGCCGGATGATCTCAGTGAGGTGTCCACCCCGGACGATCTGTACTGCAAGCTGCCCCACGACGACCCGACCGAGGTCCGGGGTGTGCGCAACATTCCCTGTCTCGACGCTCCCGGGCGCCGTGCCGCGACCGTGCAGGAGTGCGCCGGCGCGGGTTTCCAGCCGACGCAACAGAAGAACACCGCGTTTCCGGCGGGCAGCCCGCTCGGGAACCTGACTTCCGCTCTGTACGACCCGAAGACCGGCTCAGGAGTTTCCGCGGACGGACAGTTGTTCGACCTCGGTGGGATCGGAATCAACGGAAAGTCGAAGGAGGACCTTACATGGCAACGAATGCTGCTCGCTCCGGTGGAACGATGA
- a CDS encoding coniferyl-alcohol dehydrogenase, protein MDVRGLRCVVTGAASGIGAEVARQLVEGGATVAALDIKAPDVRVDRFVECDLADPACIEAAVDELGSGWDVLCNVAGVPGTAPAELVMKVNFLGLRHLTEMFLDRLHRGGAVVTVASMAGFGWPQRLEQIRDLLATDDFDAGLAWFRENRPEGNAYNFSKEAVTVYVMTMGLALAERGLRMNAVSPGPVETPILGDFEQTMGKDNLDGVRDLIGRHATPADIAPAVLFLASGESSWINGVNLGADGGIGGAVVSGLIPAPEI, encoded by the coding sequence ATGGACGTTCGGGGCTTGCGTTGTGTCGTGACCGGCGCGGCGTCTGGTATCGGTGCGGAAGTGGCGAGGCAGCTCGTCGAAGGGGGCGCTACGGTCGCGGCCCTGGACATCAAGGCGCCCGATGTTCGGGTCGATCGATTCGTCGAGTGCGACCTCGCCGACCCCGCCTGTATCGAAGCGGCGGTCGATGAACTGGGGTCCGGCTGGGATGTGCTGTGCAATGTCGCTGGGGTGCCGGGCACGGCGCCAGCCGAGCTAGTGATGAAAGTGAACTTCCTGGGTTTGCGACACCTTACGGAAATGTTCCTTGACCGGCTCCACCGCGGTGGAGCCGTCGTCACGGTCGCTTCGATGGCCGGCTTCGGATGGCCGCAGCGGCTGGAGCAGATCCGCGATTTGCTGGCCACCGACGACTTCGACGCCGGCCTCGCCTGGTTCCGGGAGAACCGGCCCGAGGGCAACGCTTACAACTTCTCGAAGGAGGCCGTCACCGTTTACGTCATGACGATGGGGCTGGCGCTGGCCGAGCGGGGGCTGCGGATGAACGCGGTCAGTCCGGGGCCGGTGGAAACGCCGATCCTGGGCGATTTCGAGCAGACGATGGGGAAAGACAACCTGGACGGTGTCCGGGATCTCATCGGTCGGCACGCGACCCCGGCGGATATCGCGCCCGCGGTGCTGTTCTTGGCATCGGGCGAGTCGTCCTGGATCAATGGCGTGAACCTCGGTGCCGACGGCGGGATCGGGGGAGCCGTCGTGTCGGGATTGATCCCGGCGCCCGAGATCTGA
- a CDS encoding MCE family protein, with translation MVRVKWPRLDGKRAWAYKILAGFVVLALLAAGAVIYLGSGRTTGNVVFPTATSLYAGDDVRILGLKVGSVDEVTPAADGVHVRFHYDSKYHVPAEARAAIVSPALVSSRYVELTPAYTGGPELADGDTIPVQRTAVPVEFDQIKDELNKLASGLGPDGANKSGSLTRLLDTGASYQGQGQDFHDTIQQVTQAIQTLSDGRTDLFGTVRNLAVFVSALNASDDQITQFMGRLDSVSATLNDNRDNFSTAISQLDTAAADVQTFLASNRGQLKDGTDKLSELLGVVANERDALAQALHVAPTVLSNAYNIYDPLSGAFTGSLQVANLQNPALFVCSGIGAAAKATPVEAGQLCQQTLGPLLNLLQVNYPPVGVNPIVRPGTPGSGTVRPTGPGTPAGPGTSQSPAVVPDSGGAMAKTLGQLLGGQETK, from the coding sequence ATGGTTCGCGTGAAATGGCCCCGTCTCGACGGAAAACGGGCTTGGGCCTACAAGATTCTCGCCGGATTCGTCGTGCTGGCTCTGCTGGCGGCCGGTGCGGTGATCTACCTGGGGAGCGGAAGGACGACAGGTAACGTCGTTTTTCCCACCGCGACGAGCCTGTATGCCGGCGACGACGTCCGCATCCTCGGCCTCAAAGTCGGCTCGGTCGACGAGGTCACCCCCGCCGCGGACGGAGTCCACGTCCGCTTCCACTACGACTCGAAATACCACGTCCCTGCGGAGGCGCGGGCGGCCATCGTCTCCCCGGCACTGGTCTCCTCGCGATATGTGGAGCTGACGCCCGCATACACCGGCGGCCCAGAGCTCGCCGACGGCGACACCATCCCCGTACAGCGCACCGCGGTGCCGGTCGAATTCGACCAGATCAAAGATGAGCTGAACAAGCTGGCGTCCGGCCTCGGCCCGGACGGGGCCAACAAGTCCGGTTCACTGACCCGGCTTCTGGACACCGGGGCCAGCTACCAAGGGCAGGGACAGGACTTCCACGACACGATCCAGCAAGTGACGCAGGCGATCCAGACGTTGTCGGACGGGAGGACGGACTTGTTCGGCACGGTGCGAAACCTGGCGGTGTTCGTGAGCGCGCTGAACGCCAGCGACGACCAGATCACGCAGTTCATGGGCAGGCTCGACAGTGTTTCCGCGACGCTGAACGACAATCGGGACAATTTCTCCACGGCCATCTCACAACTGGACACCGCGGCCGCGGACGTGCAGACGTTCCTGGCGAGCAACCGTGGCCAACTCAAGGACGGAACCGACAAACTGTCGGAGCTGCTCGGGGTCGTCGCGAACGAGCGTGACGCTCTCGCGCAGGCCCTGCACGTGGCGCCGACGGTCCTGTCGAACGCCTACAACATCTACGACCCGCTGAGCGGCGCGTTCACCGGCTCGCTCCAGGTCGCCAACCTGCAAAATCCGGCCCTGTTCGTCTGTTCCGGAATCGGCGCTGCGGCGAAGGCGACTCCGGTCGAAGCCGGCCAGTTGTGCCAGCAGACGCTGGGGCCGCTGCTGAACCTGCTGCAGGTCAACTACCCGCCGGTGGGGGTCAATCCGATCGTTCGGCCCGGTACCCCCGGCAGCGGCACTGTCCGGCCGACCGGACCGGGTACACCAGCCGGCCCGGGCACCTCGCAGAGTCCGGCGGTCGTGCCCGATTCCGGTGGTGCGATGGCGAAGACGCTCGGACAGCTCCTCGGCGGACAGGAGACGAAGTGA
- a CDS encoding cytochrome P450 yields MTATAREFDTIDISDMAFWGRPPEEREEVFGRLRAERPVSWQRPVFSPLMGETNEDEAGYWAVVRNEDIVTVSRRADVFSSATGGVTFEDMPSEMLELATSILTMDAPRHSNVRRLISSTFTPKRVALIEDQIANQARQIVNAIAPLGEAEFVSSVSARLPMWTISEMIGIPEEDRESVTAAANLMISWDDDEATGGLDAATAMLNGVATLHGTCQDVIEARRAKPADDLMTALVQAEVDGFGLTDEEIRSFFVLLCVAGNDTTKQTTTHTLRALTNHPEQRRYLTEDFDGRIGAAVEEFVRWATPVMTFRRTALERFELAGQLIEPGEKVVMFYSSGNRDETAFDHPERFDLARDNRNHVAFGGRGAHYCLGNHLAKTQLKAIFSELLTRLPDIRADGDAEFLTSTFINGIKKQRCVFTPQR; encoded by the coding sequence ATGACCGCGACGGCGCGTGAGTTCGACACGATCGATATTTCCGACATGGCGTTCTGGGGGCGCCCGCCGGAGGAGCGTGAGGAGGTGTTCGGCCGACTCCGCGCCGAGCGTCCGGTTTCGTGGCAGCGCCCGGTGTTCAGTCCGTTGATGGGAGAGACCAACGAGGACGAGGCCGGATACTGGGCGGTTGTCCGTAACGAGGACATCGTGACGGTGAGCCGCCGTGCGGACGTGTTCTCCTCCGCGACAGGCGGGGTCACATTCGAGGATATGCCGTCGGAAATGCTGGAACTGGCTACCTCGATCCTGACGATGGACGCACCTCGGCATTCGAACGTCCGGCGCCTGATCAGTTCCACGTTCACCCCGAAGCGGGTGGCGTTGATCGAGGACCAGATCGCCAACCAGGCCCGCCAGATCGTGAACGCGATTGCGCCACTGGGTGAGGCGGAGTTCGTTTCGTCCGTTTCGGCCCGGCTTCCGATGTGGACGATCTCGGAGATGATCGGCATTCCCGAGGAAGACCGTGAGTCGGTGACCGCCGCCGCCAACTTGATGATCTCGTGGGACGACGACGAGGCCACCGGCGGCCTCGACGCGGCGACCGCGATGCTCAACGGCGTGGCCACTCTTCACGGAACCTGTCAGGACGTGATCGAGGCACGGCGGGCGAAACCTGCCGACGACCTGATGACGGCACTCGTGCAGGCCGAAGTGGACGGTTTCGGTCTCACGGACGAGGAGATACGTTCGTTTTTCGTCCTGCTGTGCGTGGCTGGAAACGACACGACCAAGCAAACCACGACGCACACCCTGCGTGCGCTGACGAACCATCCGGAACAGCGGCGCTACCTGACCGAGGACTTCGACGGGCGGATCGGTGCCGCGGTCGAGGAATTCGTGCGCTGGGCCACGCCGGTCATGACGTTCCGGAGGACCGCGCTCGAACGGTTCGAGCTCGCGGGCCAACTCATCGAACCCGGTGAAAAGGTCGTGATGTTCTACAGTTCCGGTAACCGCGACGAGACCGCGTTCGACCACCCCGAACGGTTCGACCTCGCGAGGGACAACCGCAACCATGTGGCTTTCGGCGGGCGTGGCGCACACTACTGCCTCGGCAACCACTTGGCGAAGACGCAGCTGAAGGCGATCTTCTCGGAGTTGCTCACCCGTTTGCCCGACATCCGTGCAGACGGCGACGCCGAGTTCTTGACGAGCACGTTCATCAACGGAATCAAGAAGCAGCGGTGCGTTTTCACGCCGCAACGCTGA
- a CDS encoding MCE family protein: protein MGALTLSGCMAGGLGAVPLPGTEGRDQGSYTAKIELPNASEIYPNTRVMVDNVDVGTVTSVRLQNWHAEATVSLNPGVVLPANAEASVGQTTLLGAKYLALDPPTGAAAQGKLTDGAIIQLGQSHNYPDTEDVLASVSLLLNGGGLQQVQTITTELNKALGNGRDVQVRQTLQQMDTLTSTLDRQRNDITAAIDGLDRLGRQAKEHDQVIQDVLTQMPAALQTLNQERTTLTDALNSLGTFSDSATSTVNELRDTLTRNLENLTPVLQGLADSGHALVGSTGLLATGLFPLKTNRSLFKGDYASLSIILDLTDSAISKYYLALLQGTPLGNVLPGLGGAAGNPLQAPVGGKYEGVGGTGPLPAPPPSNDQDPSQAAGSVNGLINGLLGGLTGGQAGGR from the coding sequence GTGGGCGCGCTCACCCTCAGCGGGTGTATGGCGGGTGGTCTCGGCGCGGTCCCGTTACCCGGCACCGAAGGCCGGGATCAGGGCTCATACACCGCGAAGATCGAGCTCCCCAACGCCTCCGAGATCTATCCCAATACCCGGGTCATGGTCGACAACGTCGACGTCGGCACTGTGACCTCGGTGCGGCTGCAGAACTGGCATGCCGAAGCAACGGTCTCCCTCAACCCGGGCGTGGTGCTGCCGGCCAACGCCGAAGCCAGCGTCGGCCAGACCACCTTGTTGGGGGCGAAGTACCTCGCGCTGGATCCGCCGACCGGAGCGGCGGCGCAAGGAAAGCTCACCGACGGAGCGATCATCCAGCTCGGACAGAGTCACAACTATCCGGACACCGAAGATGTACTCGCCAGCGTTTCCCTGCTGCTCAACGGCGGCGGGCTGCAGCAGGTCCAGACCATTACGACCGAGCTCAACAAAGCTCTCGGAAACGGCCGCGACGTACAAGTCCGGCAGACGCTGCAGCAGATGGACACCTTGACCAGCACTCTCGACCGGCAGCGCAACGACATCACCGCCGCCATCGACGGGCTCGACCGCTTGGGACGCCAGGCCAAAGAGCACGACCAGGTGATCCAGGACGTGCTCACCCAGATGCCGGCGGCACTGCAGACACTGAACCAGGAACGAACCACCTTGACCGATGCGCTGAACAGCCTCGGGACGTTCTCGGACTCGGCGACCAGCACCGTCAACGAGCTCCGTGACACCCTGACGCGCAACCTGGAGAACCTGACGCCGGTCCTGCAGGGGCTGGCGGACTCGGGGCACGCCCTCGTCGGCTCCACCGGGCTGCTGGCCACGGGGTTGTTCCCGCTCAAGACGAACAGGAGTCTGTTCAAGGGCGACTACGCGAGCCTTTCGATCATTTTGGACCTGACCGATTCGGCGATCAGCAAGTACTACCTCGCCCTGCTCCAGGGGACCCCGCTGGGCAATGTGCTTCCCGGGCTCGGCGGGGCCGCGGGCAATCCGCTCCAGGCACCTGTCGGTGGCAAATACGAGGGCGTCGGCGGGACTGGCCCGCTTCCCGCTCCACCACCGAGCAACGATCAGGATCCCTCGCAGGCGGCCGGCAGCGTCAACGGATTGATCAACGGCCTCCTCGGCGGGCTGACCGGCGGACAGGCAGGTGGCCGATGA
- a CDS encoding ABC transporter ATP-binding protein, with protein MGAEVVIEGLTKSFGRQTIWRDVTLTLPPGEVSVMLGPSGTGKSVFLKSMIGLLKPDGGKCLINGVDIVRCSEHKLYETRKLFGVLFQDGALFGSMNLYDNVAFPLREHTKKSESEIRRIVFEKLEMTGLAGAEKKLPGEISGGMRKRAGLARALVLDPEIILVDEPDSGLDPVRTTYISQLFLDVNAQSDATFLIVTHNINLARTVPDNLGMLFRKELVMFGPREVLLTSEEPVVKQFLNGRMDGPIGMSEEKDSATIAAERAMFEAGHHVGGVEEITGIPEQMQPAPGMPERMGAHRRKGRVMKILGTLPPEAQQGIIDSLSPEEQQRYGFHSDGRRPAGDHASSTANFDTAYQTAQGDLR; from the coding sequence ATGGGTGCCGAGGTGGTCATCGAGGGACTGACGAAGTCGTTCGGCAGGCAGACCATCTGGCGGGACGTGACGCTGACACTGCCTCCGGGTGAGGTGTCGGTGATGCTGGGTCCGTCGGGGACCGGGAAATCGGTGTTCCTGAAGTCCATGATCGGTCTGCTCAAGCCTGATGGTGGAAAATGCCTGATCAATGGTGTGGACATCGTTCGCTGTAGTGAGCACAAGCTGTATGAGACGCGGAAATTGTTCGGGGTGCTGTTCCAGGATGGCGCGCTGTTTGGGTCGATGAATCTTTACGACAATGTGGCGTTCCCGTTGCGTGAGCACACGAAGAAGTCCGAGTCCGAGATCCGGCGGATCGTGTTCGAGAAGCTGGAGATGACCGGTCTGGCCGGTGCGGAGAAGAAGCTTCCGGGTGAGATCTCCGGTGGGATGCGCAAGCGTGCGGGCTTGGCTCGCGCCTTGGTGCTCGATCCTGAGATCATTTTGGTGGACGAGCCGGACTCCGGGCTGGACCCGGTTCGTACCACTTACATCAGTCAGCTGTTCCTGGATGTCAACGCTCAGAGTGATGCGACGTTCCTGATCGTCACGCACAACATCAACCTGGCCCGTACGGTGCCGGACAACCTGGGCATGCTCTTCCGCAAGGAGCTGGTCATGTTCGGGCCGCGCGAGGTGCTGCTGACCAGTGAGGAGCCGGTGGTCAAGCAGTTCCTCAACGGCCGGATGGACGGGCCGATCGGGATGAGCGAGGAGAAGGACTCCGCGACGATCGCCGCCGAGCGGGCGATGTTCGAGGCCGGGCACCATGTGGGTGGTGTCGAGGAGATCACCGGGATTCCGGAGCAGATGCAGCCGGCGCCCGGGATGCCGGAACGGATGGGCGCCCACCGTCGCAAGGGCCGTGTCATGAAGATCCTGGGCACGCTGCCCCCCGAGGCGCAGCAAGGGATCATCGACTCCCTCTCCCCTGAAGAACAGCAGCGCTACGGATTCCATTCCGATGGCAGGCGGCCCGCGGGTGACCATGCG